Proteins encoded by one window of Pelagicoccus sp. SDUM812003:
- a CDS encoding DUF6547 family protein encodes MKEIEKFGEFFVRNTRDQALHNLNTLLSGAAKAPDQQSLQRSLAEFSEEQKQTIRELVDDLTTGMMHDLLYAFQEASDSEEGIIVQVDGKDIAQESDGLHGELFTEDGWIKRFSEYEYDENKD; translated from the coding sequence ATGAAAGAGATCGAAAAGTTCGGAGAGTTCTTTGTGAGGAACACCAGAGATCAAGCTCTCCACAATTTGAATACGCTCCTCAGCGGTGCTGCGAAAGCTCCCGATCAGCAAAGCCTTCAGAGGTCACTAGCCGAATTCTCAGAAGAGCAAAAACAAACGATTAGAGAGCTAGTTGACGATCTCACCACTGGCATGATGCATGATCTCCTTTACGCTTTTCAGGAAGCTTCAGATTCAGAAGAAGGAATCATCGTGCAAGTAGACGGAAAGGATATCGCTCAAGAGTCCGATGGGCTTCACGGCGAGTTGTTCACTGAAGATGGATGGATCAAAAGATTCAGCGAATATGAGTACGATGAAAATAAAGATTAG